A genomic region of Anaerolineales bacterium contains the following coding sequences:
- the mutY gene encoding A/G-specific adenine glycosylase: MKKSKLATPLLRWYHARKRSLPWRDQPQPYAVWVAEIMAQQTRLETMLPYYQRWMQQFPSVAALAAASEQQVLSAWEGLGYYSRARNLHKAARQLRAANGGQLPRRAAELRQLPGIGAYTAGAIASMAFGEDVPAVDGNAIRVLSRVFDVSVPVHSAAGQQHLWALAAEHLPRGRAAEYNQALMELGATLCSPRPKCDTCPLAAHCLAKQRSTQLLRPVKRQAAALPVRFAAAAVVWQAGKVLLLQRPARGLLAGMWEFPSVALEEQAKAKSYLRTGLKAELGSALKIGTLRGNFEHTYSHFHAQLSVYDCPVHEETPLRIQRPHKWLAPRSLGRVPMGKLDRGVALSLLERKDG, encoded by the coding sequence ATGAAGAAAAGCAAGCTTGCTACACCTCTGCTACGCTGGTACCACGCCCGCAAGCGCAGCTTGCCCTGGCGCGACCAGCCGCAGCCGTATGCGGTGTGGGTGGCTGAGATCATGGCCCAGCAAACACGCCTGGAGACGATGCTGCCGTACTATCAACGCTGGATGCAGCAGTTTCCCAGCGTGGCGGCGTTGGCGGCGGCCAGTGAGCAGCAAGTGCTGAGTGCCTGGGAGGGCCTGGGGTATTACAGCCGCGCCCGCAATCTGCACAAGGCCGCCCGCCAGCTGCGCGCCGCCAACGGCGGGCAACTGCCGCGGCGTGCCGCGGAGTTGCGCCAACTGCCCGGTATCGGCGCGTATACTGCAGGCGCCATCGCCTCGATGGCGTTTGGGGAGGATGTGCCCGCGGTGGATGGCAATGCCATCCGCGTCCTTTCACGCGTGTTTGATGTAAGTGTGCCAGTGCACTCGGCCGCCGGCCAGCAGCACCTGTGGGCGCTGGCTGCCGAGCACCTGCCGCGCGGCCGGGCCGCTGAGTACAACCAGGCCCTGATGGAACTGGGGGCTACGCTGTGCAGCCCGCGCCCCAAGTGTGATACCTGCCCGCTGGCGGCGCACTGCCTGGCCAAGCAGCGCAGCACGCAACTGCTGCGCCCGGTAAAGCGGCAGGCCGCGGCGCTGCCTGTGCGTTTTGCGGCCGCGGCGGTGGTGTGGCAAGCCGGCAAAGTGTTGCTCTTGCAGCGCCCCGCGCGTGGGTTGCTGGCAGGGATGTGGGAGTTTCCCTCGGTAGCGCTGGAAGAGCAAGCAAAAGCGAAATCATATCTGCGCACCGGCCTGAAGGCGGAGCTTGGTTCCGCACTAAAAATTGGCACACTGCGCGGCAATTTTGAGCACACCTATAGCCATTTTCACGCTCAACTGAGCGTATATGATTGCCCCGTGCATGAGGAAACCCCTCTTCGTATTCAACGCCCGCACAAGTGGCTGGCGCCGCGCAGCCTGGGCCGCGTGCCGATGGGCAAGTTAGACCGCGGCGTGGCTTTGAGCTTGCTGGAGCGCAAGGATGGCTAG
- a CDS encoding RNHCP domain-containing protein has product MASFTRRIEDFVCQQCGRAVSGDGYTNHCPACLWSQHVDVAPGDRAAGCGGMMQPVEVESRSRGYRILHRCVVCGAEKWNQTAPGDDFEHLLAAMRASANRKLGL; this is encoded by the coding sequence ATGGCTAGCTTTACTCGGCGCATCGAAGACTTTGTGTGCCAGCAATGTGGGCGCGCCGTCAGCGGGGATGGGTACACCAACCATTGCCCCGCCTGCCTGTGGAGCCAGCATGTCGATGTGGCGCCCGGTGACCGGGCGGCGGGCTGCGGTGGCATGATGCAGCCGGTGGAAGTGGAGAGCCGCTCCCGTGGCTACCGCATCCTGCATCGCTGTGTTGTGTGTGGTGCGGAAAAGTGGAACCAGACGGCCCCAGGGGATGATTTTGAACACCTGTTAGCCGCAATGCGAGCCAGCGCCAACCGCAAGCTGGGGCTTTGA
- a CDS encoding permease has product MKRVFNTLGILGLAVLGVVTVLVLQNWVARGFELPAQFFTFTTIFLGIFIEAAPFLLLGTLASGVVEVFFKKETLQRLMPRNRFLGALAGGLLGFVFPVCECGVVPLTRRLFRKGMAPAMGVAFLLASPVLNPIVLASTYAAYGWGPVLWLRLGLSLTIAVATGLIFAVEEQPLQLLRPASIGPLQGAAWAAPVIAPSLAVRWREALGIAGEEFFEMGRYLIIGAMLAAALQTVVPQATLLALGSGPLLSVLVMIALAVLLSICSTVDAFVSLAFVGTFTSGSILAFLVFGPMVDIKSVLLYLQVFRRRTVGYMVILPLLMIILAAVFINLNVGI; this is encoded by the coding sequence ATGAAACGCGTTTTCAATACCCTCGGCATTCTTGGTTTGGCGGTGTTGGGGGTGGTGACTGTGTTGGTGTTGCAGAACTGGGTGGCGCGTGGTTTTGAGCTACCGGCTCAATTTTTTACATTCACTACGATCTTCCTCGGAATCTTTATTGAAGCAGCCCCTTTTTTGTTGCTCGGCACGCTGGCCTCTGGGGTGGTTGAAGTTTTCTTCAAGAAGGAAACCCTGCAACGGCTGATGCCGCGCAATCGCTTTCTGGGTGCACTGGCTGGCGGCTTGCTGGGTTTTGTGTTCCCGGTGTGCGAATGCGGTGTGGTGCCACTGACCCGGCGCTTATTTCGTAAGGGCATGGCGCCGGCGATGGGCGTGGCGTTTCTGCTGGCTTCGCCAGTGCTCAACCCGATCGTGCTGGCCAGTACCTATGCAGCCTACGGCTGGGGGCCGGTATTGTGGCTGCGCCTCGGCCTGAGCTTGACGATCGCGGTGGCTACCGGCTTGATCTTTGCGGTCGAGGAGCAGCCGCTGCAGCTATTGCGGCCCGCCAGTATCGGGCCGCTGCAGGGCGCGGCGTGGGCGGCGCCGGTGATTGCCCCGTCGCTGGCGGTGCGCTGGCGGGAGGCGCTGGGCATTGCCGGCGAAGAATTCTTCGAGATGGGGCGTTATCTGATCATCGGCGCCATGTTGGCGGCGGCGCTGCAAACCGTGGTGCCGCAAGCCACCCTGCTGGCGTTAGGCAGTGGGCCGCTGCTCTCGGTGCTGGTGATGATCGCCCTGGCGGTGCTGCTCTCGATCTGCTCCACCGTGGATGCATTTGTTTCGCTGGCTTTCGTCGGCACCTTTACCTCTGGCTCGATCCTTGCTTTTCTTGTCTTCGGCCCCATGGTGGACATCAAAAGCGTATTGCTGTACTTGCAGGTCTTTCGCCGGCGCACGGTAGGCTACATGGTGATCTTGCCATTGCTAATGATCATT
- a CDS encoding MBL fold metallo-hydrolase — MEITWYGNSCFRITERSMPTVVTDPYDHASAGFKALKLKADIVSVSHDAPGHNFVKGAKGASWEIRGAGEYEIGGVFVTGVAIKEGKDTNLVFTFDYGGVTVCHLGDMRSVPSRAQVEALGSVHVLLVPVGGGNALSAAKAAEVIAMIEPGIVVPMHYKVDGSNLKLNPLKQFLQEMGLSKEKAEPSLKITSSSVPSETKVVVLDVAS; from the coding sequence ATGGAAATCACCTGGTACGGAAACTCTTGCTTTCGCATTACGGAGCGCAGTATGCCCACCGTAGTGACTGACCCCTATGATCATGCCAGTGCAGGGTTTAAGGCGCTGAAACTCAAGGCGGATATCGTTTCGGTGAGCCACGATGCCCCGGGGCATAACTTTGTTAAAGGCGCCAAGGGGGCTTCGTGGGAAATCCGTGGGGCGGGGGAGTATGAGATCGGCGGCGTATTTGTTACTGGGGTTGCCATCAAAGAAGGCAAAGACACGAACCTGGTGTTCACCTTTGATTACGGCGGTGTAACCGTTTGCCACCTGGGCGATATGCGCAGCGTGCCCAGCCGCGCCCAGGTGGAAGCGTTGGGCAGCGTGCACGTCTTGCTGGTGCCGGTGGGCGGCGGGAATGCACTCTCGGCGGCCAAGGCAGCTGAGGTGATCGCCATGATCGAACCGGGCATCGTCGTGCCAATGCACTACAAGGTGGATGGTAGTAACCTGAAGCTCAACCCGCTTAAGCAGTTTCTGCAAGAGATGGGCTTGAGCAAAGAGAAGGCCGAGCCTTCACTGAAGATCACCTCTTCGAGCGTGCCCAGCGAAACCAAAGTGGTTGTGCTGGATGTGGCCAGCTAA
- a CDS encoding glycosyltransferase family 4 protein has protein sequence MKRIGIIPKVSGIGGMVSFQAKFIRGLEQRQIQHTFAPDESIDSLLVIGGTRHFNTLRQARQRNLPVIQRLDGINWLHRRLPTGPLHWLRAERGNRVLAHIRSRLATGIIYQSHFVHAWWQRQFGPGPDARIIHNGVDLNTFTPHGPETPPGSYFRILVVEGSLRGGYESGLESAVQLARRLEHEYRLDVELAVAGLVSEMQRAHYAARTQRPITWLGVVANEQVPALNRSAHLLYSTDINAACPNSVIEALACGLPVLAYDTGALNELVPAAAGRLVPYGGDPWKLDAPDAAGLAAAANELLTAPAAQQAAMRQAARAHAEAHLSLDQMVDAYIEALHG, from the coding sequence GTGAAACGCATCGGCATCATCCCTAAAGTGTCTGGCATCGGCGGCATGGTTTCCTTCCAGGCCAAGTTCATCCGTGGCCTTGAGCAGCGCCAGATTCAACATACCTTCGCCCCAGACGAGAGCATTGACAGCTTGCTGGTCATCGGCGGCACGCGGCATTTCAATACACTGCGCCAGGCGCGCCAACGCAACCTCCCCGTGATCCAACGGCTGGATGGTATCAATTGGCTGCACCGTCGCCTGCCCACTGGCCCGCTACACTGGCTGCGGGCCGAGCGCGGCAACCGCGTGCTGGCCCACATCCGCAGCCGCCTGGCCACTGGCATCATCTACCAAAGCCACTTTGTGCACGCGTGGTGGCAACGCCAATTTGGGCCCGGGCCTGACGCGCGCATCATCCACAACGGGGTTGACCTCAACACGTTCACCCCGCACGGGCCTGAAACTCCGCCGGGCAGCTACTTTCGCATCCTGGTGGTGGAAGGCAGCCTGCGCGGCGGCTACGAATCCGGGCTCGAGAGCGCGGTCCAGTTGGCGCGCAGGCTGGAGCACGAATACAGGCTGGATGTAGAGCTCGCCGTGGCCGGCCTGGTAAGCGAAATGCAGCGCGCCCATTACGCGGCGCGCACGCAGCGGCCCATCACCTGGCTTGGAGTGGTGGCGAATGAGCAGGTACCCGCGCTCAATCGCAGTGCCCACTTGCTGTACTCCACCGACATCAACGCCGCCTGCCCGAACTCAGTCATCGAGGCCCTGGCCTGCGGCTTGCCGGTGCTAGCGTACGACACCGGCGCGCTGAATGAGCTGGTGCCAGCCGCAGCCGGCCGCCTGGTGCCCTACGGCGGCGACCCGTGGAAGCTGGATGCGCCTGATGCGGCTGGCCTGGCCGCCGCGGCCAACGAGCTGCTGACCGCGCCCGCCGCGCAACAGGCCGCGATGCGCCAGGCGGCTCGCGCTCATGCCGAAGCACACCTGAGCCTGGACCAGATGGTGGATGCATACATCGAGGCCTTGCATGGCTAA